Proteins from a genomic interval of Gordonia sp. SL306:
- a CDS encoding quaternary amine ABC transporter ATP-binding protein has protein sequence MATPSLSEAAQPGTHPNDVALRAEHVYKIFGRRENEVVKRLRAGADPDDLKEMGTAAVIDASFEVASGEIFVVMGLSGSGKSTLIRTLNGLWKPSAGNIHIGDTDITKVSDKALRGIRRDHVSMVFQHFALLPHRTVRDNAAYALKEQGIGKTERLERADHWLGVVGLEGWGDRLPGQLSGGMQQRVGLARALAAETDILLMDEAFSALDPLIRGEMQDQLIELQSSLGKTIIFITHDLNEAMYVGDRIAVMRSGRIVQIGTAEQILTDPANDYVAKFTAEVDRSRVLTASSVMEPATAVITLSAGPRGAVNEMRQHQTSGVLVVDRDRRLLGYVTDDDAVAAVKSDQKELTPLLRKDALVSVTGSTPVAELFAPSSESPVPLVVTDDDGRLRGVVPRVGLLASMAPRDTAPGSSEHADVDNVVEPPPTDLEGGDAS, from the coding sequence TTGGCGACTCCATCCCTGAGTGAGGCTGCCCAGCCGGGTACGCATCCCAACGACGTCGCGCTACGCGCCGAGCACGTCTACAAGATCTTCGGTCGACGTGAGAACGAGGTGGTCAAGCGGTTACGGGCCGGTGCGGACCCCGACGACCTGAAAGAGATGGGCACCGCAGCGGTCATCGACGCCAGTTTCGAGGTCGCGTCCGGTGAGATCTTCGTCGTGATGGGGCTGTCCGGTTCCGGAAAATCGACCTTGATCCGGACCCTCAACGGGCTGTGGAAGCCATCCGCGGGCAACATCCACATCGGCGACACCGACATCACCAAGGTCTCCGACAAAGCCCTGCGGGGCATCCGTCGTGACCACGTCTCCATGGTTTTCCAGCATTTCGCTCTTCTCCCGCACCGGACGGTCCGAGACAACGCGGCATACGCGCTCAAGGAACAGGGCATCGGCAAGACCGAGCGGCTCGAACGTGCGGACCACTGGCTCGGCGTCGTCGGCCTCGAGGGCTGGGGGGACCGACTGCCCGGCCAACTGTCGGGCGGCATGCAACAGCGTGTCGGTCTGGCGCGAGCACTGGCAGCGGAAACGGACATCCTGCTGATGGACGAGGCGTTCTCCGCGCTCGATCCGTTGATCCGCGGTGAGATGCAGGACCAGCTCATCGAACTCCAGTCCAGCCTCGGCAAGACGATCATCTTCATCACCCACGACCTCAACGAGGCGATGTACGTGGGTGACCGGATCGCCGTCATGAGGTCCGGACGGATCGTCCAGATCGGTACCGCGGAACAGATTCTGACCGACCCGGCCAACGATTACGTCGCGAAGTTCACCGCCGAGGTCGACCGGTCCAGGGTGTTGACCGCAAGTTCGGTCATGGAGCCAGCGACTGCGGTGATCACGTTGTCCGCCGGACCGCGTGGTGCCGTCAACGAGATGCGACAGCACCAGACCTCGGGCGTTCTCGTCGTCGACCGTGACCGGCGACTGCTCGGTTACGTCACCGACGACGATGCGGTCGCGGCAGTGAAATCCGACCAGAAAGAACTGACGCCTTTGCTGCGAAAGGACGCGCTCGTCTCGGTCACCGGGTCGACGCCGGTGGCCGAACTGTTTGCGCCGTCGAGTGAGTCGCCGGTGCCGTTGGTGGTCACCGATGACGACGGGCGGCTGCGCGGCGTCGTGCCGCGGGTCGGGCTGCTCGCCTCGATGGCGCCCAGGGACACCGCGCCGGGTTCGTCCGAGCATGCCGACGTGGACAACGTCGTCGAACCGCCCCCCACCGATCTCGAAGGTGGTGACGCATCGTGA
- a CDS encoding glycosyltransferase: protein MRFGFAMHGSRGDVQPGVAVAQALADRGHDVTVAAPEDIAPAVSRTGLPTRVLCPDNSELLQSPLVKKRLKSKNPSVRLKALAEISAFGAETSEQVMGELAGDADVLVTGLLAQERAATVAESAQVSFVPLHYCPIRANQSVEILGSTPRWARRAFWSIGDQVNWWTVRGRDRDLRRRLGMAPATGPLPRRLREAGGPEIQAYDALMFPGLPDEWGPTRPFTGTLLPDGPTREAYNGDDGEVTARAVDWAEADARPVYVGFGSMPIERGRIEGIIGSLTAMGLRVIAHTPHDLPERDGVLRVTGSVDHEVLLPRCRGAVHHGGAGTTAAVARAGIPAVVGWLSADQPMWTAALRRLEVGGGRRLRKLDDDDLALLLDECVAENAVRLADRLTPPDRAVARACDVLLSAAA from the coding sequence ATGAGATTCGGCTTTGCCATGCACGGCAGCCGGGGCGACGTCCAGCCGGGTGTCGCCGTCGCGCAGGCGCTTGCCGACCGAGGCCACGACGTCACCGTGGCGGCGCCCGAGGACATCGCGCCGGCGGTGAGCCGCACCGGGTTGCCGACCCGAGTGTTGTGTCCGGACAACTCGGAGCTCCTGCAGAGTCCGCTCGTCAAGAAGCGGCTGAAGAGCAAGAATCCCTCGGTCCGCCTCAAGGCGCTGGCGGAGATATCGGCGTTCGGTGCGGAGACGTCGGAACAGGTCATGGGCGAACTCGCCGGCGACGCCGACGTGCTGGTGACCGGATTGCTTGCGCAGGAACGCGCGGCCACCGTCGCCGAGAGCGCACAGGTCTCGTTCGTGCCGCTGCACTATTGCCCGATCCGCGCCAATCAGTCGGTCGAGATCCTCGGATCGACGCCGCGGTGGGCCCGGCGTGCGTTCTGGTCGATCGGTGACCAGGTCAACTGGTGGACTGTGCGTGGTCGCGACCGCGACCTGCGCCGGCGCCTCGGTATGGCGCCGGCGACCGGCCCGCTTCCGCGCCGGCTCCGCGAGGCGGGTGGCCCCGAGATCCAGGCGTATGACGCGTTGATGTTTCCGGGACTCCCGGACGAATGGGGTCCCACCCGGCCGTTCACCGGCACCCTGCTGCCGGACGGGCCCACTCGCGAGGCATACAACGGAGACGACGGCGAGGTGACGGCACGGGCCGTCGACTGGGCCGAAGCCGATGCCCGGCCCGTCTACGTCGGATTCGGCAGCATGCCGATCGAACGCGGACGCATCGAGGGGATCATCGGATCGCTGACCGCCATGGGCCTGCGGGTCATCGCCCATACGCCACATGACCTTCCGGAGCGCGACGGCGTTCTGCGGGTGACCGGATCGGTCGATCACGAGGTGCTGCTGCCGCGCTGTCGCGGCGCGGTGCATCACGGTGGTGCGGGCACCACGGCGGCCGTCGCACGGGCGGGCATCCCCGCGGTGGTGGGCTGGCTCAGTGCTGATCAACCGATGTGGACCGCCGCACTCCGCCGCTTGGAGGTCGGAGGCGGCCGGCGGTTGCGCAAGCTCGACGACGATGACCTCGCACTGTTGCTCGACGAGTGCGTTGCCGAGAACGCCGTGCGCCTGGCCGACCGGCTGACGCCGCCCGATCGTGCGGTTGCCCGCGCGTGCGATGTGTTGCTGTCGGCGGCGGCCTGA